TACGCCTGTCTGGGCATCTCGTTGCTGAGCAACACTCCGGCGCTGTACCAGCGCGCCAACGAGCTCGATGTGTACTGGCGCGAAGACACCGAGATGCAGGAGAGCCAGCTGGACGCGCGCCTGGCCGACATCGACCGCCTGCTCGCCGAAGCCGAGCACGTTTACCTGACCATAGACACCGACGTGCTGCCAGCCAGCGTGGCGCCCGGCGTCTCGGCCCCCGCGCCCTACGGCGTGCCGCTGTCCGTGGTTGAGGCCTGCCTGCAGCGCGTGAAGGCCAGCGGCAAGCTGCGCCTGGCCGACATTGCCGAGTTCAACCCGCAGTACGACATCGACGGCCACACCGCACGCGCCGTGGCTCGCCTGGCCTGGCAGCTGCTGCAACCCTGAGCACCAAGGCAACGCTGAAAAAACCCTTCGCGCGTCGCGCATCCCGCCCTGCGGCGTTGCAAATCCTCGCAATGGCTTGAGCTGTTGCTGCGGTTCGCACCTTGCAGCCCATCCCCAGTCTGGGCGCGCACCATCGCGGGGACTTTTTCAGCGTTGCCTCAACCCGAGGAGAGTCCGATGGAATTCAATGCCGTCTCCACGCTGTGCATCGCGGTGGCGATGTACCTGATGGGCGATCAGCTGGTCAAGCGCATTGGCGTGCTCAACCGCTTCTGCATCCCGGCGCCGGTGGTCGGCGGGCTGATCTTCGCCATCGCCGTCACGCTGCTCAAGAGCAGCGGCGCGCTGAGCGTCGTGCTCGACACCTCGCTGCAATCGCTCTTCATGGTGACCTTCTTTACCACCATCGGCCTGGGCGCGAGCTTCAGGCTCATCAAGCTCGGCGGCAAGCTGCTGGTGGTCTACTGGATCATGTGCGGCGTGCTGGCGCTGGGGCAGAACGTGATCGGCGTGACGCTGGCCGAACTGATGGGCATCCACCCCCTGATCGGCGTGATGGCCGGCGCAGTGTCGATGGAGGGCGGCCACGGCGCCGCCGCTGCCTATGGACAAACCATCGAATCTCTGGGCGTGCCATCGGCCGTGACCATAGGCCTTGCGGCCGCCACCTTCGGGCTCGTGGCCGGGGGCCTCGCGGGCGGGCCGGTGGCGCAGTACCTGATCCGCAAGTTCGACCTCAAGCCCGACGCCGAGGAAGCCGAGGAATTCACCCAGGCGGAACGGCAGGAGGTGGGCTTTCACTCCTTCATGGTGCAGGTGTTCCTGATCACCATCTGCATGGCCGTCGGCGTGGCGCTGGGCGACCTGTTCTCGCGCCTGACGGGCTTCGTGCTGCCCGGCTACGTCGGGGCCATGTTCACCGCCGTGGTGCTGCGCAACCTGATCGACCGCGTGCGTCCGCAGGCCGTCAACATGCACGAGATCAACCTGATCGGCGACGTCGCGCTGGCGGTGTTCCTGTCGATGGCGCTGATGAGCATCAAGCTCTGGGAGCTGGCCGAGCTGGCGCTGCCGCTCGTCGTCATCGTCGCGGCGCAGGTGGTCTTCATCGTGCTGCTGGCCTTCTTCGTGATGTTCCGCCTGCTGGGACGCAACTACGACGCCGCGGTGATGGTCTCGGGCTTCCTCGGCCACGGCCTGGGCGCCACGCCCAACGCCATGGCCAACATGGCCGCTATCACCGAACGCTTCGGCCCCTCGCGCAAGGCCTTCCTGATCGTGCCGATTGCCGGCGCCTTCCTGATCGACGTGTTCGGCATGCCGATCATCATCACGACGATCAACATGTTCAAGTAGGCGCTCGCTCCACCTGGACTGCGAGCAATCTCAAGGCTCCGACAGCGCGCGTGTTCCACGGCACTTGGGGTAGGTGCTGCAACCCCAAAACATCTCACCCGCGTGCTCACCCCGCCTGGACACGCGTTTGACCATGGGGCTGCTGCAACGGGGGCATGGCGGCACGCTGGGCGTGGCCGCCGACGTCGCAGCCGGTTGATCTTGCGTGCGATCACCAAGTGTCGGCAGCGCGGCATCGATCATCGCCTTGAGTTTGGGCCCGTCAATCAGTTCGATGTTGCAGCCCTTGACGAAAGCCAGGGCTTCGCTGGTAAACGCGCCAGAAGTGACCACGAAGCCTCCTGCTGCACCTTCTGCGGCCATCACGCCAAACAACTCGCGCGCGACCTGAACCGGAACCTTGAATGCCTTCCAGTGTTTGCACTGCACCAGAAAGGTTTCACGCCCTTTGACCAAACGCAAATCGACGCCGCCATCGGCGCCGCCGCCTCCCGTCTCGATGACGGTGTAGCCCCGCATGCGAAACGCTTCGCCGACAAGCAGCTCAAAATCCCTCCACGCCAAGGCGCGCAAGTTTGCACCGCCAGAATCGGCCGCCGCGCTCGCGACCAGGCCTTGGCGTCTGCGCCTTTTGAGGGCCGACGCCAGAGCAGCCGCCAGGAAGATCAGGGGAACAAGGTATTGCCCCCAAAAGGCCAAGGCCCCGAGCAGATGAGCGGCAGCGGTGTTCCCGATCTGATTCATCGAAACCCCGACAGCCACCTGCCCCACGGCGAAGCGATGCAACAGTACATAAGCCAAGATCGCCAAAATCACGCCCACCCACCACGGCAGTACCGCTACCAAATCGAACAAGTCCTTAGCCGTGCTGCGCTTCCTCCGTTTTGCCACTGCCCCACCTCCGTTCAGATACGCTTGGAACATCGCAACCGGTTCAGAACGTCCCCGGATACAGCCCGCCATCGAGCAGCAGGTTCTGCCCGTTGATGTAGCCTGCCAGCGGACTGCACAGGAAGGCGCAGAACGCGCCGAATTCGCCTGGCGTGCCAAAGCGGCGCGCCGGGATCTGCGCAGTCTGGCTGCGGCGGATTTCTTCGAGCGTCTTGCCGGTTTTTTCGGCCGCCGCCACCAGCGTGGCATTGAGCCGGTCGGTGTCGAACTTGCCGGGCAGCAGGTTGTTCACCGTCACGCCGCGGGCCGCAATGCCCGAGCGCGCCAGCCCTGCGATGAAGCCGGTCAGGCCGCTCCTTGCGCCGTTGGACAGCGCAAGGACGTCGATCGGCGCCTTCACCGCGCTGGAGGTGATGTTCAGGACGCGCCCATAGCCGCGCGCCGCCATGCCATCCACCACCGCGCGGATGAGCTCGATCGGCGTGAGCATGTTGGCGTTGACGGCGCGCTGCCAGTCCTGCGCCGAAAAGCCGCGCCAGTCGCCCGTGGGCGGACCGCCGGCGTTGGTCAGCACGATGTCGAAATCCTTGCCCGGCCCACCGGGGGCGGACCACACCGCGTCCCGCCCCTCGGGCGTGGTGATGTCGCAGTCCACGGCGATGACTTCAGGGTGTTTTTGGTCTCTAGCCCTTGCCCATTCTGCGCCATAAGCTCTCAATTCTGAAGCGGCTTGCATCAGCGGCACCTCGGTGCGCGCGTTGACCACGAGGTTCACGCCCTCGGCCACCAGCGCCTGCGCGCAGCCCCGTCCCAAACCCTTGCTGGCGCCGCAGACCAGTGCCCAGCGGCCGGCGATATCCAGATCCATGCGCATGCTCCCTTGATGGTCGATGCGCCGATCATGCCGCCTGCGCCGCTGCGCTGCCAGACCGGGCCGCGCCGAGCGCGCCGCAGCGGGCAGACGGCGCGGGGCAAGACCGCGCGAAGGACCGCGCCGGGCACGCCGATTGCTGCCCGCCCTGCACCCTCGCGCTTGCAGACCCCAAGGAGATTGCCCATGCATACCACCCCTTTGATCGCCGGCGTGTTGCTGCTCG
This portion of the Comamonas flocculans genome encodes:
- the gltS gene encoding sodium/glutamate symporter codes for the protein MEFNAVSTLCIAVAMYLMGDQLVKRIGVLNRFCIPAPVVGGLIFAIAVTLLKSSGALSVVLDTSLQSLFMVTFFTTIGLGASFRLIKLGGKLLVVYWIMCGVLALGQNVIGVTLAELMGIHPLIGVMAGAVSMEGGHGAAAAYGQTIESLGVPSAVTIGLAAATFGLVAGGLAGGPVAQYLIRKFDLKPDAEEAEEFTQAERQEVGFHSFMVQVFLITICMAVGVALGDLFSRLTGFVLPGYVGAMFTAVVLRNLIDRVRPQAVNMHEINLIGDVALAVFLSMALMSIKLWELAELALPLVVIVAAQVVFIVLLAFFVMFRLLGRNYDAAVMVSGFLGHGLGATPNAMANMAAITERFGPSRKAFLIVPIAGAFLIDVFGMPIIITTINMFK
- a CDS encoding restriction endonuclease; protein product: MAKRRKRSTAKDLFDLVAVLPWWVGVILAILAYVLLHRFAVGQVAVGVSMNQIGNTAAAHLLGALAFWGQYLVPLIFLAAALASALKRRRRQGLVASAAADSGGANLRALAWRDFELLVGEAFRMRGYTVIETGGGGADGGVDLRLVKGRETFLVQCKHWKAFKVPVQVARELFGVMAAEGAAGGFVVTSGAFTSEALAFVKGCNIELIDGPKLKAMIDAALPTLGDRTQDQPAATSAATPSVPPCPRCSSPMVKRVSRRGEHAGEMFWGCSTYPKCRGTRALSEP
- a CDS encoding SDR family oxidoreductase, translating into MDLDIAGRWALVCGASKGLGRGCAQALVAEGVNLVVNARTEVPLMQAASELRAYGAEWARARDQKHPEVIAVDCDITTPEGRDAVWSAPGGPGKDFDIVLTNAGGPPTGDWRGFSAQDWQRAVNANMLTPIELIRAVVDGMAARGYGRVLNITSSAVKAPIDVLALSNGARSGLTGFIAGLARSGIAARGVTVNNLLPGKFDTDRLNATLVAAAEKTGKTLEEIRRSQTAQIPARRFGTPGEFGAFCAFLCSPLAGYINGQNLLLDGGLYPGTF